One genomic region from Euzebya tangerina encodes:
- a CDS encoding ATP-binding protein: MTDHQPVAGRVIGTEAARPLEFHVHVAADQFLQLDDIVAVSRPVPGRGEIELYGVVTEVRGFHEGLEHHSDVERVMAGQMYGRASEVATVLTTRIEPEVFLPPIPGNPVHKVAGAQRDRAMFLDKIEPSRRLAAGLHRAGGPVFVDADFLDGTSGAHVNISGVSGVATKTSYATFLLHSLFHRGSTVLGRSKKHARALIFNVKGQDLLYLDQANNKLTVEQRAKWAELGLPAEPFDSVAMWSPPVKGAVSPTPASARKDKVRGYWWSLADFCAEEMLGLLFADTDDERQQYTAVARNVAVALARFATPLQQGGVQIGAQQATTFDDLVRIIRDYAEDEDPQWVGRFATSGSIGAFMRRLDSAADHVGHLIRGDQDGWQRHRVKVMDSDEQVNVVDLTPLSGRAQRFVVGALLQQEFTAKEARGTRDPLLFVVLDELNKYAPRQGNSPIKSTLTEIAERGRSLGIILIGAQQTASAVAEAVVTNAAVKVVGRLDPAEAARNEYRWMPESQRDRAMLINPGTMILKQPRVPAPLVVNFPMPAWATRAEEVAMDVTLGDDDVFASDPFLRGG, translated from the coding sequence ATGACGGACCACCAGCCAGTTGCCGGGCGGGTCATCGGGACAGAGGCGGCGCGACCGCTCGAGTTCCACGTCCACGTCGCGGCCGACCAGTTCCTCCAACTCGACGACATCGTGGCGGTCAGTCGACCGGTCCCGGGACGCGGGGAGATCGAGCTGTACGGGGTGGTCACGGAGGTCCGCGGGTTCCACGAGGGGCTCGAGCACCACTCCGATGTGGAGCGGGTGATGGCGGGGCAGATGTACGGGCGGGCCTCCGAGGTTGCGACGGTCCTCACGACCCGGATCGAGCCAGAGGTCTTCCTGCCGCCGATTCCGGGCAATCCCGTCCACAAGGTGGCGGGCGCACAGCGCGATCGTGCGATGTTCCTGGACAAGATCGAGCCCTCCCGGCGACTGGCGGCGGGGCTGCACCGGGCCGGTGGGCCCGTGTTCGTCGACGCCGACTTCCTCGATGGCACCAGCGGAGCCCACGTCAACATCTCCGGCGTCTCCGGGGTGGCGACCAAGACGTCCTACGCCACGTTCCTGCTGCACTCGCTGTTCCACCGCGGCTCGACCGTTCTCGGCCGGTCGAAGAAGCACGCGCGTGCGCTGATCTTCAACGTGAAGGGTCAGGATCTGCTCTACCTGGACCAGGCCAACAACAAGCTCACGGTCGAGCAGCGGGCCAAGTGGGCGGAGCTCGGTCTGCCGGCCGAGCCATTCGACTCCGTCGCCATGTGGTCGCCGCCGGTGAAGGGGGCGGTCTCTCCGACACCGGCCAGCGCGCGGAAGGACAAGGTTCGCGGCTACTGGTGGTCGCTGGCCGACTTCTGCGCCGAGGAGATGCTCGGCCTGCTCTTCGCCGACACCGACGACGAGCGACAGCAGTACACGGCCGTGGCCCGCAACGTCGCCGTTGCTCTGGCCCGGTTCGCCACCCCACTGCAGCAGGGCGGGGTCCAGATCGGCGCCCAGCAGGCCACGACCTTCGACGATCTGGTTCGCATCATCCGGGACTACGCCGAGGACGAGGACCCGCAGTGGGTGGGCCGGTTCGCAACCTCCGGCTCCATCGGCGCCTTCATGCGCCGGCTGGACTCGGCCGCCGACCACGTCGGCCATCTCATCCGCGGCGATCAGGACGGCTGGCAGCGGCACCGGGTCAAGGTCATGGACTCCGACGAGCAGGTCAACGTCGTGGACCTCACGCCCCTCAGCGGCCGGGCCCAGCGCTTCGTCGTGGGCGCGCTGCTGCAGCAGGAGTTCACGGCCAAGGAGGCCCGGGGGACCCGCGACCCGCTGCTGTTCGTGGTCCTCGACGAGCTGAACAAGTACGCGCCGCGCCAGGGCAACTCGCCGATCAAGTCCACGCTGACCGAGATCGCCGAACGTGGCCGGTCGCTCGGCATCATCCTGATCGGCGCCCAGCAGACCGCGTCGGCGGTGGCAGAAGCGGTGGTGACCAACGCCGCAGTCAAGGTCGTGGGGCGACTCGACCCGGCTGAGGCGGCCCGCAACGAGTACCGCTGGATGCCCGAGAGCCAGCGCGACCGGGCCATGCTGATCAATCCGGGGACCATGATCCTGAAGCAGCCTCGCGTCCCCGCCCCGCTGGTGGTCAACTTCCCCATGCCGGCCTGGGCCACGCGGGCCGAGGAGGTCGCGATGGACGTGACCTTGGGGGACGACGACGTCTTCGCCAGCGACCCCTTCTTGCGCGGTGGCTGA
- a CDS encoding DUF2945 domain-containing protein — MAYQHHIGDTVEWQWGDGTASGEITERFTEKVTRTIDGNEVTRDASEDEPAYLIEQDDGQRVLKSASELS; from the coding sequence ATGGCATACCAACATCACATCGGCGACACCGTGGAGTGGCAGTGGGGCGACGGCACCGCCTCCGGTGAGATCACCGAGCGCTTCACCGAGAAGGTCACTCGGACCATCGATGGCAACGAGGTGACGCGGGATGCGTCGGAGGACGAGCCCGCGTACCTGATCGAGCAGGATGACGGCCAGCGGGTGCTCAAGTCGGCGTCCGAGCTGAGCTGA